The following proteins are co-located in the Planctomycetota bacterium genome:
- a CDS encoding DUF1579 domain-containing protein, protein MKLLHLLAATLLVASPALADSAVEKGKKISESIRDTMMKPGAMDAWMKTTQPGLPHEFLNDAFVGEWTTTSQVFMDQSGEPMVSEGKATVKPIMGGKFIEEYFEGAMMGQPFSGRSTVGYDNVRKLFVSSWVDSMSTGITQMYGSISLDGTMMTFVGEMFEPMSGEMGKAYKLTITLDSPDQHTARMYEVVYGEPFMVMEIVYKRAE, encoded by the coding sequence ATGAAGCTGCTACACCTCCTCGCCGCCACGTTGCTCGTCGCCTCGCCCGCTCTGGCCGATTCGGCGGTCGAGAAGGGCAAAAAGATCTCGGAGTCGATCCGCGACACGATGATGAAGCCCGGCGCGATGGACGCCTGGATGAAGACCACGCAGCCAGGGCTGCCTCACGAGTTCCTGAACGACGCATTCGTCGGCGAGTGGACCACCACGTCGCAGGTCTTCATGGACCAGTCCGGCGAGCCGATGGTCAGCGAAGGCAAGGCCACGGTGAAGCCCATCATGGGTGGCAAGTTCATCGAAGAGTACTTCGAAGGCGCGATGATGGGCCAGCCGTTCAGCGGCCGGTCGACCGTCGGCTACGACAACGTCCGCAAGCTGTTCGTCTCGTCCTGGGTCGACTCGATGTCGACCGGCATCACGCAGATGTACGGCTCGATCAGCCTCGACGGCACCATGATGACCTTCGTCGGCGAGATGTTCGAACCCATGAGCGGCGAGATGGGCAAGGCGTACAAGCTCACCATCACGCTCGACTCCCCTGACCAGCACACCGCCCGCATGTATGAGGTTGTTTACGGCGAGCCGTTCATGGTTATGGAGATCGTTTACAAGCGGGCGGAATAG
- a CDS encoding type B 50S ribosomal protein L31 has product MKKSTHPVYRPVVFQDSGADVRFLTRSTVPSNQTIEFEGKEYPLVKVDISSASHPFFTGKQTFVDTAGRVDRFQKKFGGKKLFEKRKPKA; this is encoded by the coding sequence GTGAAGAAGAGCACGCACCCCGTTTACCGCCCCGTCGTTTTCCAGGACAGTGGTGCCGACGTCCGCTTCCTGACGCGATCGACGGTGCCGAGCAACCAGACGATCGAGTTCGAAGGCAAGGAGTATCCGCTGGTCAAGGTCGACATCTCGTCGGCCTCGCACCCGTTCTTCACCGGCAAGCAGACCTTCGTCGACACCGCCGGCCGCGTCGATCGCTTCCAGAAGAAGTTCGGCGGCAAGAAGCTGTTCGAGAAGCGCAAGCCAAAGGCCTGA